AAAAGGGCCATCAATACCTGACAGGGCTGTTGCATTAGATGCAATTGGTATAAATCTAATAGGAATTACAGCCATTATCTCTGTCGTACTCAAAACGAAGGCATTTGTTGATGTCATTTTACTAATAGGAATTCTCGCATTCATTGGTACGGTAGCCATTGCTAAGTTCCTAGAGAAAGGAGAAATTATTGAAAATGATCGTAATAAGTAAAATTGTCATCGGCTATCTCATCCTTCAAGGGGCCTTATTAAGTTTAATATCATCAATCGGGATTATTCGATTACCTGATATTTACACGCGAAATCATGCGGCTTCAAAAAGTGCAACACTAGGTATTATCTCCATATTGTTGGGTGTATTTTTAGATTTCTGGATAGTAGAGGGTTACATGAACGCACGAATTATATTAGGGATTATTTTTGTATTCTGTACAGCACCCGTTGCAGGTCATTTAATTAGTCGTGCTGCATACAACACGGGTATTCCCATGTCTGAGAAAACCGTGAAAGATGATTTAAGAGCAAAGAAAAAAAGATCTGTCCAATAACTTGTTAACAGATCCTTAAACTTAAAAACGTTGATTTAACCATCAACGTTTTTTTGTGATGATTATTGAAAATAATTCGTTCTTTATTACTAGCTTACTCTCTTAACAAAAAAATAACAATAACCATATAAACGA
This portion of the Bacillus carboniphilus genome encodes:
- the mnhG gene encoding monovalent cation/H(+) antiporter subunit G, with product MIVISKIVIGYLILQGALLSLISSIGIIRLPDIYTRNHAASKSATLGIISILLGVFLDFWIVEGYMNARIILGIIFVFCTAPVAGHLISRAAYNTGIPMSEKTVKDDLRAKKKRSVQ
- a CDS encoding Na(+)/H(+) antiporter subunit F1; the protein is MLQTIFIVSLGIIAISSLFLIYRLTKGPSIPDRAVALDAIGINLIGITAIISVVLKTKAFVDVILLIGILAFIGTVAIAKFLEKGEIIENDRNK